Proteins from a genomic interval of Panthera tigris isolate Pti1 chromosome A2, P.tigris_Pti1_mat1.1, whole genome shotgun sequence:
- the SMKR1 gene encoding small lysine-rich protein 1 isoform X2, with product MPGKGKQGKGPDKSRGKKQKKPEVDILSPAAMLNLYYIAHNVADCLHLRGFRWPGAPKSKGKNKT from the coding sequence CCAGGTAAAGGGAAACAAGGAAAAGGCCCGGACAAATCTCgcgggaagaaacagaagaaaccgGAAGTGGATATTCTCAGCCCAGCTGCCATGCTGAACCTCTACTACATCGCCCACAACGTTGCCGACTGCCTGCACCTGCGAGGCTTCCGTTGGCCCGGTGCTCCCAagtcaaaggggaaaaacaagacTTAA